From Alphaproteobacteria bacterium, the proteins below share one genomic window:
- the dnaQ gene encoding DNA polymerase III subunit epsilon: MREIAIDTETTGLDPKAGHRIVEIACVELVNHVPTGEEFHSYINPERDMPIEAYEIHGLDEAFLAKHPTFDKVADPFLEFIADVPLVIHNAEFDLRFINAELLRLDRIIVDRARAIDTLAIARRKYPGAQASLDALCRRFEIDLSDREKHGALIDTRLLAAVYLELIGGRQPGFALTADGDRGATAIAAERPRREPRPHAPSEAEVAAHEAFLEKINKPLWRA, encoded by the coding sequence ATGCGGGAAATCGCCATCGATACCGAGACCACCGGCCTCGATCCGAAAGCGGGCCACCGCATCGTCGAGATCGCCTGTGTCGAATTGGTCAATCACGTCCCCACAGGCGAGGAATTTCACAGCTACATCAACCCGGAACGGGATATGCCGATCGAGGCCTATGAGATCCACGGGCTCGACGAGGCATTCCTGGCCAAACATCCGACATTCGATAAAGTGGCGGACCCGTTCCTCGAATTCATCGCCGATGTGCCGCTGGTCATCCACAACGCGGAATTCGACCTGCGTTTCATCAACGCGGAGCTTCTGCGGCTCGACCGGATAATCGTCGACCGCGCCCGGGCGATCGACACCTTGGCCATCGCGCGGCGCAAGTATCCCGGCGCCCAGGCCAGCCTCGACGCGCTCTGCAGGCGCTTCGAAATCGATCTATCGGATCGCGAAAAGCACGGCGCCCTGATCGACACCCGCCTGCTCGCGGCGGTCTATCTGGAGTTGATCGGCGGACGCCAACCGGGGTTCGCATTGACCGCCGACGGCGACCGCGGCGCGACGGCGATAGCGGCCGAGCGGCCGCGTCGCGAACCCCGACCCCATGCGCCGAGCGAGGCCGAGGTGGCGGCCCACGAGGCCTTTCTCGAAAAAATCAATAAACCGCTGTGGCGGGCCTGA